The nucleotide sequence TTTTGGAtttaagtaaagttttatttttatcatcctTCTTAGTACTAAGAATTTCAGATTTCTTGTTTGAAGTTTTTGACTTGGTCTTAGTTTCTTCCTTGAATAATGTATCTTTCATGTTAGTTAAAGTTTTGGGAAAAGTCTCACCCTCATCACTGACATCTGTGATATTTTCATTGCTATGAGCCAAAGAATTACTAATTTCATCTTTCTTCTGCTTTTTTGCAAAGTCTTTCTTAACTTTCAAAGAGTTCAATATTTTCTTGTGCATTGGTTTATCACAGTTGGTTTTTTCAAATTCAACAGATTCTTTTGCCTtgtctttgtttcttttcctttttagTTTTACCCTCGTTTGATGAGATGTTTGTTTGTCCTCTGTGCTTTGGGTTGAAGCTGatgatttagtttttaataaagaagggagtttttctttgttttctttattttgaaaactcTTCTGAGAATTTTTTTCTTGAtaacttgttttttatgtttttctgatGGATTGCTAGTTTCTAGAAAAACATCTTGCCCCAATATCGTTTTTGATGGAGTTTCACCAATGCAGCATGGTTTACTATCACTTTCATTTTGAAAACTGCTGTATATTAAGAATTCTTCATTTCTAGTACACTTTGTTGGTCTTTTCACTGGTTTCCTACTTTCCTGTGAAAATTCTTCCTCAGTAGATACAATAGCTTTGGTATCTATTTCCTCTGTGGAACTAatcaattcttttttttcttcctctAATCCTTCAACAACTTGTAATACGGATTGTTCAAGGTCACATTCTTTAACAATACTACCTGAACTATATTCATCTTCACCAAATTCTACCTGATCAACTGACTGTTCTACTAACTTTTCAGTATTTAACATTTCTCTTTCCACTTTTAGGTTTATACAGCCTTCATCATAAGCATCTAATTTACAACttactgatgtattatcttcAAAACTTTCACTTACAACACAAGAAAGCTTACTTTCATGTTGAAGTGTTTCCTCAACTGAACAGACATCATTTATTTCAGGCTCCTCCTTCAACCACATATGATTTTTTAGTGGCATCTCAAGCTCTTCCTTAGCCCTTGAATTTTCTCCTTCTTGTTCTtcattcttttgtaattcttCAACTGTGTCACTTGCAATCATTTCTTTTCCACTTTTGCTTGGGAAGtgagtttcttgtttttcattagcCCAGcttttttgtttgatattctctTCTTCTGAAACAATAGTgacaaaatcatttaaactttgttttggaGAAGAAGCACATTCTGTGTTACATCTCCCTGACTTGTCCATCTTTTCTTCAACCACTGATACATCTTCCACTGAAGTACCACtataaacaatttttctttttctttttgaggAGTGATTGTCTTCTGTCTCAAGTTTGTCCTTACTTGTAGAACATCTGTTGTCTTTACTTTGCTCTTTATTTTTTGATTCTTCTGTTTGAGAGTCATTTGTGGTTATCGTTTTTACTTTTTCCGGGGATAAAATGGCTTCACTAGTTATAAGCTTATCTTCCACAcaaatatttacttcattttgATAGTCTGTTTTGACTATTTCTTCTTTAAACCCTTTCTcaaaaatgtttgttactttgCTTAGGTGATAAACATTTACATCTGCTTCAGGCTTGTCTTCAACCCAGCAACTGCTTTCCTCTTGATGTTTGACATTCGATAGATCTCCTTCAGATTcattaatagtaattttatttacttttctttttggaGGATGAAAATGTGTATGCTCACCATCttctgaaataatttcaacacTTTTCATCAGAATTTCAGACCCATCATCAgatttattctttaaataattttcacttcTAACCACTGAGGTACCAACATTAGATGTGTTTGGGCTTAACTTATGTTCTAGTTCAAAATTTTTGCTCAATTCATTTACAGGGCTACTGTGAGGCATTAAGGCTTGTGAAAAGTCCATAGAAAATCCTTCAAAATTAACTCTACTCTTATGACAATTATTAAGCATTCCAGGGAAGTTAGAAGATTCCCATGGTTCTTGATCAGGAGGTGGTATCCGCAATCCTTCCTCTATAGGAGATGGCATGTCATCAGCTAAACAGAACTCATTTTCAATTTCCCCTCCAGGAGTTGGAGCCCTATGAAGTTGTGAGTTAATATCTAGCTGGTCAGGAGTGTTCTCCCAATGGTTTTGGAGATGTATAGCTTCCTCATAAAAATTGCTTTCTTTTTGTATTTCACTGGGACTTGTAGCATCTTTTGTTTCAATAGTTCGGTGTTTATCTGATTTATGTTTTTTATGCCTTTTGTGCctatcattattattaccacCAGACAATGAATGCTTCCTTCGTTCTTTGtctttttctttgtgttttttcttttttgtatggtGTTTATGAGGTTTATTTTTTTCTGCATTTCCACCAGATATCTTGTCTCTTTCTGAAGTAACAtctgtttcaaagaaaaaatatagacAAATCACAAACCACAGCTGTCACTAGTGATGAAGCACAAAAGcagttatttttaatacataaatactcAATGAAAATCACAAACAAGACAGTCAATGCTAAACAATGTTAAGTCATAcaagtaaaacaatgtctcttatcattaattaatcaaataataatGTCACAAAATTTTTCACTTTGCCTCAAATTTTATCATTACTGATGATAATATATAACAGTACAACATGAGCAGGTTTACTAAATAGGGAATTACAAAAACTTGAGATTACGTATTCAGATTAATTAAGTCcacagaaaatatatacaaaatgtcaCTTTCAAAACAGCTTATAATTTTCAATGGGGAAACTGtgagaaattattatttaaataatatcacagaacattacttaaaacaaggagataaaaaaatcatttaaatactaaagagaaacaaaatgttatatccAGCAACATTCATCTTTTTGAAAGATCTggttagaaaaatgtttatttgtttttgaatttcacgcaaagctacacgatggctatctgcaccagccatccctactttagcagtgtaaggctcgagggaaggcaggtagtcgtTACCACCCAGcatcaactcctgggctactctattaccaacgaataatgggattgactgtcatattataatgcccccatggctgaaagggtgagcatttttggtgtgatggggatttgaatccatgaccctcagattatgagtcaaacaccttaacccacctggcctagGAAAATGAGTCAGCttgctaaattacaataaaaaaccaTATGATTTGATGTAACACATCAGACTATaaagtactattattattatttagaatgtCATGTTAACTTATTTCAATAATGATAACTTTTTACAACAGAACATTTGGTAAAGCCTGAAACTTCAAACCATTCTTGGAGTAATTCTAAGGAACATGGGCAATACAAAACAGTTTTACACCTTTTCTAAGTGTATGTAACAGTTATaagcaaaataaaagtaattaattatcataagatgcaactttattttttctgtttgataCTATTTTTATTGTGGATAAATTTATCTCAAATATGCTAAAAAAGCAGTTTTCAGATTGGCCAGATATAAATCAAGAGATTTGTGTTTTTGCTTCAGTTATCTCTCACTCTTGTTTACatagaattatattttaattaactataTAGCTTTGGTGAATTAAAATATACTGATTACACTCTTTACTTATTTGGTCTCTCAAGCAGATACATAACAAAACAAATCTAAACTTCAACTTTGTTCAAgcattgaaagtaaaataaaacttttaaaactttgtattagAAGTGTCAACCATAAaagcaatgtttgtttgttttttcacctaGAATTTTATTTACTGGGCATCAAAGTATGACCCTATCAAACCACTTGATGTTTGGCATTTAACTTATATGAATGTGAAAACACTTTTTATACCTATAATTACCTATCACATATTGCTCACACTACATCTATGATTAACCAGTGAGATGTTCTTAAAGTGGCAACTTAAAAAGGAATCCATGGCTTAATTAAATTACAGAGAAGTACCTTTCAGATGCAAGGCAAAAGGTCCTTCTTATTCGTACAAAATAAAATGCCATCTCTTCATTCGACTGATTAATTTTGTGCAGTTTCACGACAATCTAGGATTAAGAATAATACCACCTTCAGGAAACTGACAAATATGTGACTGCCCATGAAAATGTTAATGCCAAACTGGGTTCCCTTGTAGAGAAAGTTCATAAAGCATTTTGAGTTGGATATATTTTGCAACTcttactgcaaatcaaataatgAGAACAATGTGAAATCCAAATTTCATGTCTTTTCCATCATGTTTTCACttaaatgttcttttttgttAGTTACCATTTCAGAAAATGAATTGTTTCAACAGTAGGCTCAATAGTATTTCagttgtatgtctgtagacttacaacactgGAAAACAGATTTTATTACTTATGGTGAGCACAGCATGTGTCACCCAACATGTAGCATGAAACAACATTTACATATTATGCACATATATGTTAGATCTGATATACTTTAGTATGAAAGCataagcttttaattttattgtttcaatacaaataaaatgtatctatACAACCTATAGTACTTTGTATATCCCAAATAATCAAAAGCTTAAAGAATActctttacatatacatatacagtaaaacGGTTGAACTTACAAATATGATTATTAGGAAATATGACATGCACAAATGCAGCATTattaaaaaacatgaatatacacatatgtataataTGATGCATGTACATATTTCAATATTGCCCAAaaagtcaataaataaaaatgtatattatgtaAAGGACATCAAACCTTCTGCTACCATAAATGTAAATATGTACAACAAGAATAACATTTCCATGAGAAAGTAAAGTGAGATATAGAAAAGTCTTTGAATATTGggttaaagttaaaagaaaaatttattaaaagttatgaattccttatcaatttaaaaattgacattataaatattataaacacataCAAGTGGGATCTAGAAATCTTGAAAATAGGATAATATTTAGTTCAAAgtgaaaaaaagaatgaaaaaatgacATAAGAAACAGTTAtcagttttattcatttaatgaaaaatgttaatattttatacagcCGGAAAATTGactcaattaattaattacctttCAGCATTATTTTGTGTTGTATAACTTAGTgactaaaattgtaattaaatgttaGAAGATTAACCAACTAATCAAAATGGGTGCTTCTGATTATTACCACTTTCAATTATTCCAACTCcccaataattaaaatattgccaatattatttgttattattttcaattaattcaacTTTGTTCAACTTATTTGATTaactcatgaaaataatcaaataattgaaatatttttattgtctttatttagtgttaagtgcaaagctacaagatatATTTGTGCTCTCTCTGTCATGGGTACAGAAATCTGGTTTGAGGtacaagtgtttttctttatttttattaatacaacttTCTTAAGCACTGGGACAGTATAGTTTGATTTGATGATTGGGGGGTTTGGGGTTAGGTTCCCATTGACACCAAAATTGTCCACCCTCTCAGCCATAGgggtgaaatatttatttttcaaatatggcAAAGCTATTAAGgtcctaattttgaattgctgACTGCAAGCACCAGCCATCCACTCCCCAGCTAGTTTTGTATCACGAGATTTCTTACTTTCCTGAACTTGTATGTTGATGAAAACTGTGTCAAGTATTGGTGCATATGGAATCAGTAACTTTCTAATCATTGAACAAACATTAGAAATTGGTTAAGGGACCACCAGgaataatattttagatttatttctaatttctaacACAAAAATGGTTGAGGGGATTGAAATTGGGAAACACCTGAGTATATGTGATCACTATTCTATTAGTTCTGATGTTCTGTTATATATGgagataagaaataattatattttggtcACAAGTTTCAAAATTGCAAAGTTGagaggatgcaacaagaattaccTGCTGTAAATAAGACAGATGAATTATCTGGAAACACtaatcaaacaaagaaaatatttgaaaataagattttaaatattcaagataaacacactcaatacagaaaaaagaaatggctacaaattaaaaaaagcaaGTTGACTGACAAAAGGTATaaaggttaaaattaaaaataaacatcgcAAAATTACGAAATTTACATTAACTGGTAGGATAGGAGTTTTCAAAAAATTATAGATCAAGGAAGTTGGTAAAACATGAAATTAGGACATGAATGAGAAAACActtgttgaaaatgtaaaaatttacagtaagaatttctttaaatatcctaaagaaaaacaaaatattatggtaGGAGTAGGGTCTCTGAAGAATAATGAAGGCTCATATCTGATGAGTATCAGatggctaggttattaaattctgcttttactaatgaagatttaagtaTTTCTCATCCTgaacagttgatagatgaaaataagaTGACCATGTT is from Tachypleus tridentatus isolate NWPU-2018 chromosome 2, ASM421037v1, whole genome shotgun sequence and encodes:
- the LOC143243946 gene encoding uncharacterized protein LOC143243946; protein product: MQDRKHTTSIDEKTELHKNRLLKKHSSQNVTSERDKISGGNAEKNKPHKHHTKKKKHKEKDKERRKHSLSGGNNNDRHKRHKKHKSDKHRTIETKDATSPSEIQKESNFYEEAIHLQNHWENTPDQLDINSQLHRAPTPGGEIENEFCLADDMPSPIEEGLRIPPPDQEPWESSNFPGMLNNCHKSRVNFEGFSMDFSQALMPHSSPVNELSKNFELEHKLSPNTSNVGTSVVRSENYLKNKSDDGSEILMKSVEIISEDGEHTHFHPPKRKVNKITINESEGDLSNVKHQEESSCWVEDKPEADVNVYHLSKVTNIFEKGFKEEIVKTDYQNEVNICVEDKLITSEAILSPEKVKTITTNDSQTEESKNKEQSKDNRCSTSKDKLETEDNHSSKRKRKIVYSGTSVEDVSVVEEKMDKSGRCNTECASSPKQSLNDFVTIVSEEENIKQKSWANEKQETHFPSKSGKEMIASDTVEELQKNEEQEGENSRAKEELEMPLKNHMWLKEEPEINDVCSVEETLQHESKLSCVVSESFEDNTSVSCKLDAYDEGCINLKVEREMLNTEKLVEQSVDQVEFGEDEYSSGSIVKECDLEQSVLQVVEGLEEEKKELISSTEEIDTKAIVSTEEEFSQESRKPVKRPTKCTRNEEFLIYSSFQNESDSKPCCIGETPSKTILGQDVFLETSNPSEKHKKQVIKKKILRRVFKIKKTKKNSLLY